Proteins co-encoded in one Streptomyces sp. NBC_01283 genomic window:
- a CDS encoding FG-GAP-like repeat-containing protein: MGHLSPRKPREAAPSTHAYRPLSLKRRAWLTIGAVVLGGAGAVTYAMADSSDGNQPGDVSRDKRPVSVHDIALKADGAKERELPRTSTEQFSLLGVSWTGVTKELEGTAQVRTRSIESDKWTGWQNLDLELHLPEKAEAGMRAASEPLWVGPSDGVEVRVLAADGSTSAALPKGLEVNLVDPGVTSKEANNPALDGSAMAPAAFAADAADAADATETPETPTPSEAPASPEPTSPEPTASDPAPDPTTSDPGTEPPASPDPTGSPSPDPEPSVPTAPPSTVTKPPVISRAAWGADESLVKDPPEYIEKVKAVFVHHTVGTNDYSCAQSASLVRGIMTYHVETEGWNDLGYNFLVDKCGQVFEGRGGGTDLPVRGAHTYGFNGESAGIAVLGDFEGDPATDKPARKPTRAALESVSRVAAWKLGQYEGDPAGKVTLTAADDTGVWKKGDTPSLNTISGHRDGFATACPGKNLYAKLGEIRRYATSAGRNSAIPTADFNRDGITDLVAGTPKASGGVGSLTIVPGGLDGPVAGSKKTLTQSSPGVPGASEAGDNWAAATAWGDINGDGYADLAIGAPGEDDATNKDRGAVTILYGPAFDSGTDMQLADDFHYPGAKFGSAVAVGDFNADGKADVFSASTGTGGTWAARFKAGTEVGGTLTSGDTAIAYADAASGDFNRDGYADVALNYRDQAGIGKVQWFKGTKSGLSRVGSLSVKGGRSVAVGDVNGNGYDDLVIGQPYTAESGAFAGGQVTVVPGTSTGFTTTGLKTVHQDTSGVPGAAESGDAMGWSVSAGDFNQDGYADVLAGAPNEDITRSGAAKKDAGTSLLLKGTSSGPTGTGAQAFSQDTEGITGSTESADRLGSSVLLADSSGYGRADLAIGVDGEDEGNGTILQLDSGASGVSTTSGVYYGRTQLGTPAAAHLGETLTP, from the coding sequence GTGGGGCATTTGAGCCCGCGCAAACCGCGCGAAGCAGCGCCAAGCACGCACGCGTACAGACCACTGAGTCTCAAGCGCAGGGCGTGGCTGACGATCGGGGCCGTCGTACTGGGGGGCGCGGGGGCCGTCACGTACGCGATGGCCGATTCCTCGGACGGGAATCAGCCCGGCGACGTCTCGCGCGACAAGCGCCCGGTGAGCGTGCACGACATCGCGCTCAAGGCCGACGGTGCCAAGGAGAGGGAGCTGCCGCGCACGTCGACCGAGCAGTTCTCGCTGCTCGGTGTGTCGTGGACCGGCGTGACGAAGGAGCTGGAAGGCACGGCCCAGGTCCGCACCCGCTCCATCGAGAGCGACAAGTGGACCGGCTGGCAGAACCTGGACCTGGAGCTGCATCTGCCCGAGAAGGCCGAGGCGGGCATGCGGGCCGCTTCCGAGCCGCTGTGGGTCGGCCCCTCGGACGGCGTGGAGGTCCGCGTGCTCGCGGCGGACGGCAGCACGAGCGCCGCCCTGCCGAAGGGCCTCGAGGTCAACCTCGTGGACCCGGGTGTGACGTCCAAGGAGGCGAACAACCCGGCGCTCGACGGCTCGGCGATGGCCCCGGCGGCATTCGCGGCCGATGCGGCTGATGCGGCTGATGCGACCGAGACACCCGAGACGCCCACTCCGTCGGAGGCCCCCGCCTCTCCGGAGCCGACGTCGCCCGAGCCCACCGCATCGGACCCCGCACCCGACCCCACCACCTCGGACCCCGGCACCGAGCCGCCCGCGTCCCCCGACCCCACGGGCTCGCCGTCCCCCGACCCCGAGCCCTCGGTCCCGACGGCTCCGCCGTCGACCGTCACCAAGCCGCCCGTGATCAGCAGGGCCGCCTGGGGCGCCGACGAGTCCCTCGTCAAGGATCCGCCGGAGTACATAGAGAAGGTCAAGGCGGTCTTCGTCCACCACACGGTCGGCACGAACGACTACAGCTGCGCCCAGTCGGCCTCTCTGGTCCGCGGCATCATGACGTACCACGTGGAGACCGAGGGCTGGAACGACCTCGGCTACAACTTCCTCGTGGACAAGTGCGGCCAGGTCTTCGAGGGCCGCGGCGGCGGCACCGATCTGCCGGTGCGCGGCGCGCACACGTACGGCTTCAACGGCGAGTCCGCGGGCATCGCGGTCCTCGGTGACTTCGAGGGCGACCCCGCCACGGACAAGCCCGCGCGCAAGCCGACCCGCGCCGCGCTGGAGTCGGTCTCCCGCGTCGCGGCCTGGAAGCTCGGCCAGTACGAGGGTGACCCGGCCGGCAAGGTCACGCTGACCGCCGCCGACGACACCGGCGTGTGGAAGAAGGGCGACACACCCTCGCTCAACACGATCTCGGGCCACCGCGACGGCTTCGCGACCGCCTGCCCCGGCAAGAACCTGTACGCCAAGCTCGGCGAGATCCGCCGCTACGCGACCAGCGCCGGCCGCAACTCGGCCATCCCGACCGCGGACTTCAACCGCGACGGCATCACGGACCTGGTGGCGGGCACACCCAAGGCCTCGGGCGGCGTGGGCAGCCTGACGATCGTCCCCGGCGGCCTCGACGGCCCGGTGGCCGGTTCCAAGAAGACGCTCACCCAGTCGAGCCCCGGCGTCCCCGGCGCCTCCGAAGCGGGCGACAACTGGGCCGCGGCCACGGCGTGGGGCGACATCAACGGCGACGGATACGCGGACCTGGCGATCGGCGCCCCCGGCGAGGACGACGCCACGAACAAGGACCGCGGCGCGGTCACGATCCTCTACGGGCCCGCCTTCGACTCCGGCACGGACATGCAGCTGGCGGACGACTTCCACTACCCGGGCGCCAAGTTCGGCTCCGCGGTGGCGGTCGGCGACTTCAACGCCGACGGCAAGGCGGACGTCTTCTCGGCGTCCACCGGCACCGGCGGCACGTGGGCGGCACGCTTCAAGGCGGGCACCGAGGTGGGCGGCACCCTGACGTCGGGCGACACGGCCATCGCGTACGCCGACGCCGCGTCCGGCGACTTCAACCGTGACGGCTACGCGGACGTGGCCCTGAACTACCGCGACCAGGCCGGAATCGGCAAGGTCCAGTGGTTCAAGGGCACCAAGTCGGGCCTGAGCCGGGTGGGTTCCCTCTCGGTCAAGGGCGGCCGCTCGGTGGCCGTCGGCGACGTGAACGGCAACGGCTACGACGACCTGGTCATCGGCCAGCCGTACACAGCGGAGTCGGGCGCCTTCGCGGGCGGCCAGGTGACGGTCGTGCCCGGTACGTCGACCGGCTTCACGACCACGGGCCTCAAGACGGTCCACCAGGACACGTCCGGGGTCCCGGGCGCCGCCGAATCGGGCGACGCGATGGGCTGGTCGGTCTCGGCGGGCGACTTCAACCAGGACGGTTACGCGGACGTCCTGGCGGGCGCCCCGAACGAGGACATCACGCGCTCCGGCGCGGCCAAGAAGGACGCGGGCACGTCGCTCCTCCTGAAGGGCACGTCGTCGGGCCCGACCGGCACGGGCGCGCAGGCCTTCTCCCAGGACACGGAAGGCATCACGGGCTCCACGGAGTCCGCGGACCGCCTGGGTTCGTCGGTGCTCCTGGCGGACAGTTCGGGCTACGGCCGCGCGGACCTCGCCATCGGCGTGGACGGCGAGGACGAGGGCAACGGCACGATCCTGCAGCTGGACAGCGGCGCGTCGGGCGTCTCGACGACGAGCGGCGTGTACTACGGCCGTACGCAGTTGGGCACTCCGGCGGCGGCGCACTTGGGCGAGACGCTGACGCCGTAA